One window from the genome of bacterium encodes:
- a CDS encoding ATP-binding protein: protein MQNPTLHKLQERVKELSALHRTARVLQEETRPSADVVREIVGLLPAAWQYPEITVARIRFQEISEATPDFRETPWMQTARFTAKTADEGLIEVAYLEERPPETEGPFLAEERELIESLADMLSSYFRRLLADRAIQAAQDNLEQLVAARTEELRTTNAKLAREVNEHRAARLQIEDYQNRLRQLTTELTLAEARERREIAVDLHDHIIQEFAFIKLRIVQFRGDAVFCGFERNLEEIIGLLEGAIHHTRQLTFEISTPILYELGLSAALEWLAEQYETRHKLKIKVKVQDEPRQLAEAIRVMLFKCVQELLTNVVKYAHTSQATITMKCEFKQLWIEVADNGKGFDFAKVENTGDPHRGFGLFSIRERLKSFGGDLVVHSAIGNGTTARISVRLEG from the coding sequence ATGCAGAACCCTACACTCCATAAGCTGCAGGAACGCGTCAAGGAGCTGTCTGCTCTGCATCGCACCGCGCGCGTCCTTCAGGAAGAAACTCGCCCCAGCGCGGATGTAGTGCGGGAAATTGTCGGTCTGCTCCCCGCAGCATGGCAATATCCGGAGATTACCGTCGCCCGCATCCGCTTTCAGGAGATCTCCGAAGCCACGCCGGATTTTCGTGAGACTCCGTGGATGCAAACCGCGCGCTTCACCGCCAAAACCGCGGATGAAGGCCTGATTGAAGTCGCGTATCTGGAAGAGCGTCCGCCCGAAACGGAAGGACCGTTCCTGGCTGAAGAGCGCGAGCTGATTGAGTCGCTGGCCGACATGCTCAGTTCCTACTTCCGCCGTCTGCTGGCAGACCGCGCCATCCAGGCCGCGCAGGACAACCTCGAACAGCTTGTCGCTGCGCGTACCGAAGAACTGCGGACGACCAACGCCAAACTGGCGCGGGAGGTCAATGAGCACCGCGCAGCGCGGCTGCAGATCGAAGACTATCAGAACCGCCTGCGCCAGCTCACCACCGAACTTACTTTAGCCGAAGCCCGCGAGCGCCGCGAAATTGCCGTGGACCTGCATGACCACATCATTCAGGAATTCGCCTTTATCAAGCTGCGGATAGTGCAGTTTCGCGGTGACGCCGTCTTCTGCGGCTTCGAGCGCAACCTCGAAGAGATCATCGGATTGCTCGAAGGAGCGATCCATCACACGCGGCAGCTCACCTTCGAAATCAGCACACCGATTCTCTATGAGCTGGGCCTGTCCGCCGCCCTTGAATGGCTTGCCGAGCAATATGAAACGCGCCACAAGCTGAAGATCAAAGTTAAGGTGCAGGATGAGCCCCGCCAGCTTGCCGAAGCCATTCGCGTCATGCTCTTCAAGTGCGTGCAGGAACTGCTGACCAACGTAGTGAAGTATGCTCACACTTCGCAGGCCACCATCACCATGAAATGTGAATTCAAACAGCTCTGGATCGAAGTCGCCGACAACGGCAAGGGCTTCGATTTTGCCAAGGTGGAAAACACCGGCGATCCCCATCGCGGCTTCGGGCTGTTCAGCATTCGGGAACGGCTGAAATCTTTCGGCGGCGATCTTGTGGTGCATTCGGCCATCGGCAATGGAACAACCGCGCGGATTTCCGTCCGCCTCGAAGGATAG
- a CDS encoding ammonium transporter has protein sequence MFDTGNTAFMVMASSLVLLMTPGLAFFYGGLVGRKNVLTIMMQSFVSMGVTAVIWWAYGYSLCFSGGEGSIIGNLDKCFLQGVTLNSLSPYGEGRIPEFAFIAFQMMTAIITPALITGAFSNRMRFGAYLTFLVAWLTFVYFPFAHMVWGNGLLAKMGVLDFGGGIVVHNIAGMAALAAVFFIGKRKFTNEVPHSLPLMAIGMGLLWFGWFGFNAGGELAADGVTFLIFLNTQLSGAFAAVAWMLMAWIFEKKPKFLGFLTGGLAGLVVITPCCGYVTPTSAVIVGLLAGVVCYGAVNLKNRMKWDDALDVWGVHGVGGFLGILLLGVLADKAVNPAGADGLLKGNPAFLGTQALAIVISSVCAFGISWFILRGIQTVTRVRTTAEEEATLDASIHGEFAYEPEETEFKPKRRIEAA, from the coding sequence ATGTTTGACACTGGGAACACTGCGTTTATGGTGATGGCGAGCAGCCTCGTGCTGCTGATGACGCCGGGCCTCGCGTTCTTCTACGGTGGACTGGTAGGCCGCAAAAATGTGTTGACGATCATGATGCAAAGTTTCGTCTCGATGGGCGTGACGGCGGTCATCTGGTGGGCATATGGCTACTCGCTCTGCTTCAGTGGCGGCGAGGGCAGCATTATCGGCAATCTGGACAAGTGCTTTCTGCAAGGCGTCACACTGAACTCCCTTTCTCCTTACGGCGAAGGACGGATTCCCGAGTTTGCCTTCATCGCCTTTCAGATGATGACCGCCATCATTACCCCGGCCCTCATCACCGGAGCCTTTTCCAATCGCATGCGCTTCGGAGCCTATCTGACTTTTCTCGTCGCTTGGCTGACGTTCGTCTATTTCCCGTTCGCCCACATGGTATGGGGCAATGGCCTGCTCGCCAAAATGGGCGTGCTGGATTTTGGCGGCGGTATTGTCGTCCACAACATCGCCGGCATGGCTGCTCTGGCGGCGGTCTTCTTTATCGGCAAGCGGAAGTTCACCAATGAAGTTCCTCACAGCCTGCCGCTGATGGCCATCGGTATGGGCCTGCTCTGGTTCGGCTGGTTCGGCTTCAATGCCGGCGGTGAACTTGCAGCCGACGGCGTGACCTTCCTTATCTTCCTCAACACCCAGCTCTCCGGTGCCTTTGCCGCCGTAGCGTGGATGCTGATGGCCTGGATCTTCGAAAAGAAACCCAAGTTTCTCGGCTTCCTGACCGGCGGTCTCGCCGGATTGGTCGTCATTACTCCCTGCTGCGGCTACGTCACTCCCACCAGTGCCGTCATCGTTGGCCTGCTTGCCGGCGTTGTCTGCTACGGAGCGGTAAATCTGAAGAACCGTATGAAGTGGGATGATGCGCTCGATGTCTGGGGCGTCCACGGCGTCGGCGGCTTCCTCGGCATTCTGCTGCTCGGTGTGCTGGCCGACAAAGCCGTCAACCCTGCCGGAGCCGATGGCCTGTTGAAGGGCAACCCCGCCTTCCTCGGCACGCAAGCCTTGGCCATTGTGATCTCGTCGGTCTGCGCCTTCGGTATCTCCTGGTTCATTCTGCGCGGCATCCAAACCGTCACCCGCGTCCGCACCACGGCGGAGGAAGAAGCCACCCTCGACGCCTCGATCCACGGCGAGTTTGCTTATGAACCGGAGGAAACCGAATTCAAGCCCAAGCGCCGCATCGAAGCCGCGTAA
- a CDS encoding DUF47 family protein has product MRLDRILQKLLPHDQHFFDMFEESAQNIALASEALSRLLSAANDDERRAVVREIQEYEHQGDAITHKIFNELSGTFVTPFDPEDIHLLASVMDDILDNIDGSARRYLLYRLAGCPQDMFFLVQSLQRSVTEVQRGLHFLRKMEKTTEMKEIIRRINDYEGEADDIFAHAVADLFDNFANDPVQIIKLKEVYVALETATDKCEDAANVLETILIKHA; this is encoded by the coding sequence ATGCGACTCGACCGAATTCTTCAAAAACTTCTGCCCCATGATCAGCACTTCTTCGACATGTTCGAAGAGTCGGCGCAGAATATTGCCCTTGCCTCGGAAGCCTTAAGCCGGCTGCTCTCTGCTGCCAATGACGACGAGCGGCGTGCCGTCGTACGCGAGATCCAGGAATACGAGCATCAGGGCGACGCCATCACCCATAAGATTTTCAACGAACTCAGCGGCACCTTCGTTACGCCTTTCGATCCGGAAGACATTCATCTGCTGGCGTCCGTGATGGACGACATTCTCGACAACATCGACGGCAGTGCGCGCCGCTATCTGCTCTACCGGCTGGCCGGCTGCCCGCAGGATATGTTCTTTCTCGTTCAGTCCCTGCAACGCTCGGTGACCGAGGTGCAGCGCGGTCTGCACTTCCTGCGCAAGATGGAAAAGACCACCGAGATGAAAGAGATCATCCGCCGCATCAATGACTACGAAGGCGAGGCCGATGATATTTTTGCGCATGCCGTCGCGGATCTGTTCGACAACTTCGCCAACGACCCTGTGCAGATTATCAAGCTCAAGGAAGTGTACGTTGCGCTCGAAACGGCGACGGACAAATGCGAAGACGCCGCCAATGTGCTCGAGACCATCCTGATTAAACACGCCTGA
- a CDS encoding FprA family A-type flavoprotein: protein MDMRTICDDVFWLGAIDWERQLFDALVPLPEGTSYNAYLVRGNTKTALLDTVEPDMVDVLLNQLRDVERIDYVVVHHAEQDHSGSLPVILEKYPDAKVVTSAKCLPLLRDLYPVDPARCVLVKDGDTLDLGGRTLEFIFTPWVHWPETMVSYLREDGVLFTCDFFGSHLATSDLFAHDRPRVYDAARRYYAQIMMPFRSHITKHLERLAPLKARVICPSHGPVFDDAAFIMDAYRDWVIGEPKKQVVIPYVSMHHSTKQMVDMLVAELAQRNIPVQPFEMTVTDIGRLAAALVDASTVVMATPTVLNGAHPNVAYAAFLVNLLKPKTKYLSVIGSLGWGGKVVEQLAAMLPNLNVEMLSPVLVKGVPGPEARTALAALAQTIADKHQPV, encoded by the coding sequence ATGGACATGCGAACGATTTGCGATGACGTCTTCTGGCTGGGTGCCATTGATTGGGAGCGGCAACTGTTTGACGCTCTGGTGCCGCTGCCCGAAGGCACCAGCTACAATGCTTACCTTGTGCGCGGTAACACCAAAACCGCGCTGCTCGATACGGTGGAACCGGATATGGTGGACGTGCTGCTGAACCAACTGCGCGATGTCGAGCGCATCGATTACGTGGTGGTGCATCATGCCGAGCAGGATCATTCCGGTTCACTGCCGGTCATTCTCGAAAAATATCCGGATGCCAAAGTGGTGACATCGGCCAAGTGCCTGCCACTGCTGCGGGATCTTTATCCGGTAGACCCTGCGCGCTGCGTGCTGGTCAAGGATGGAGACACACTGGATCTGGGCGGGCGCACCCTCGAATTCATCTTCACCCCTTGGGTCCACTGGCCGGAGACCATGGTCAGTTACCTGCGCGAAGACGGCGTACTCTTTACCTGTGACTTCTTCGGCTCCCATCTGGCCACGTCGGATCTGTTCGCACACGACAGGCCGCGAGTCTACGATGCTGCCAGGCGCTATTATGCGCAGATCATGATGCCCTTCCGCAGCCATATCACTAAACATCTGGAGCGGCTTGCGCCACTGAAGGCGCGTGTGATCTGTCCCAGCCACGGCCCGGTCTTCGATGATGCCGCGTTCATCATGGATGCCTACCGCGACTGGGTCATCGGCGAACCGAAAAAGCAGGTCGTCATTCCCTATGTGTCCATGCACCACAGCACCAAGCAGATGGTGGACATGCTGGTCGCCGAACTGGCGCAGCGCAACATCCCGGTGCAGCCGTTCGAGATGACGGTCACCGACATTGGCCGCCTGGCCGCCGCGCTGGTGGATGCGTCCACCGTGGTCATGGCCACGCCCACCGTGTTGAACGGCGCCCATCCCAATGTGGCCTATGCCGCGTTCCTGGTCAACCTGCTGAAGCCTAAAACCAAATATCTGTCGGTCATCGGTTCCTTAGGCTGGGGTGGGAAGGTTGTCGAACAGCTTGCCGCCATGCTGCCGAATCTGAATGTCGAAATGCTCTCGCCGGTTCTGGTCAAGGGAGTCCCCGGCCCCGAGGCTCGCACCGCCCTTGCCGCCCTTGCCCAAACTATCGCCGACAAGCACCAGCCGGTGTAG
- a CDS encoding inorganic phosphate transporter, with translation MTILVAVIILIALGFDFLNGFHDSANSIATIVSTRVLTPRKAVMWAAFFNLIAAFMFDVHVAKTIGKGLVDLAAVNEYVIMSGLIGAIVWNLITWFYGIPSSSSHALMGGYAGAAIAHHGFGSILWSGWTKTVLFIGIAPLMGMVMGFILMTAVTWIFHKKREGDVNGIFRKLQLVSAAAYSLGHGTNDAQKTMGIITGLLVTTGILKTFDVPYWVILMSHAAIAMGTLFGGWRIVKTVGQKITKLKPAGGFSAETAGAITLLVTAFSGIAVSTTHTISGAIMGVGATRRASAVRWGVAGNIVIAWILTIPASAIVGAVCYYAVGWMEK, from the coding sequence ATGACGATACTTGTTGCCGTGATCATCCTGATCGCGCTCGGTTTCGACTTCCTGAACGGCTTTCACGATTCGGCCAACTCCATCGCGACCATTGTCTCCACGCGCGTTCTGACGCCGCGTAAGGCGGTCATGTGGGCGGCGTTTTTCAATCTGATCGCCGCGTTCATGTTCGATGTCCATGTGGCCAAGACCATCGGCAAGGGTCTGGTGGATCTGGCCGCGGTCAACGAATATGTCATCATGTCCGGGCTGATCGGCGCGATAGTCTGGAACCTGATCACTTGGTTTTATGGCATCCCTTCCAGCTCCTCCCATGCACTGATGGGCGGTTATGCCGGCGCAGCCATCGCCCATCACGGCTTCGGAAGCATCCTCTGGAGCGGCTGGACCAAAACCGTGCTCTTTATCGGCATTGCGCCCCTCATGGGTATGGTGATGGGCTTTATCCTCATGACCGCTGTGACATGGATCTTCCATAAGAAGCGCGAAGGCGACGTCAACGGCATCTTCCGCAAATTGCAGTTGGTGTCCGCTGCTGCTTACAGCCTTGGCCATGGTACCAATGACGCCCAGAAGACGATGGGCATCATTACGGGCTTACTGGTCACCACCGGAATTCTCAAGACGTTCGACGTGCCGTACTGGGTGATCCTCATGTCTCACGCTGCGATTGCCATGGGCACGCTCTTCGGCGGCTGGCGCATCGTCAAGACGGTCGGCCAGAAGATTACCAAGCTGAAGCCTGCGGGCGGCTTTTCCGCCGAAACCGCCGGAGCGATTACCCTGCTGGTCACCGCCTTCAGCGGCATCGCCGTCAGCACCACGCATACCATCAGCGGCGCGATCATGGGTGTTGGCGCCACCCGCCGCGCGTCTGCCGTGCGCTGGGGCGTCGCCGGCAATATCGTCATCGCCTGGATTCTGACCATTCCCGCCTCCGCTATCGTCGGAGCCGTTTGCTACTATGCCGTGGGCTGGATGGAAAAGTAG
- a CDS encoding response regulator transcription factor, which produces MPDVKLLLADDHKLFRLGLRQLLSRQPLVQVVGEAATGFEAATLARDLKPDIVLMDISMPELNGIEATRRIVDEDPAVRVIILSMHSDRRYIQEALRAGAKGYLLKDAAPEEVMRAIQKVMRNQFYLSVLINEQVIADFIRLTESDQPTPFRLLSAREREVLQLLAEGKSTREIADKLNVSVKTVETHRQHIMDKLNMHTVAELTKYAIREGLTPLE; this is translated from the coding sequence ATGCCCGACGTCAAACTGCTGCTCGCCGATGACCATAAGCTGTTCCGCCTCGGGCTGCGTCAGCTTTTGTCCCGCCAGCCTCTGGTACAGGTCGTGGGGGAGGCCGCCACAGGCTTCGAAGCGGCCACGCTGGCTCGTGACCTCAAGCCGGACATCGTGCTGATGGACATTTCCATGCCGGAACTCAACGGCATCGAAGCCACGCGCCGCATCGTGGATGAAGATCCCGCCGTACGCGTGATTATCCTTTCCATGCACTCCGACCGCCGCTACATTCAAGAGGCCCTGCGCGCCGGAGCCAAGGGTTATCTGCTCAAGGATGCCGCGCCGGAAGAAGTTATGCGCGCCATCCAGAAGGTCATGCGCAATCAGTTCTATCTCTCGGTGCTGATCAACGAACAGGTCATCGCCGATTTCATCCGTCTGACCGAATCCGACCAGCCGACGCCTTTCCGTCTGCTGAGTGCCCGCGAACGTGAAGTTCTGCAACTGCTGGCTGAGGGTAAATCCACCCGTGAGATCGCCGACAAGCTCAACGTCAGCGTCAAGACTGTGGAAACCCACCGCCAGCACATCATGGACAAACTGAACATGCACACCGTTGCCGAACTCACCAAATACGCCATCCGTGAAGGCCTGACACCGCTGGAATAG
- a CDS encoding T9SS type A sorting domain-containing protein: MKLHSLLLFLTAFAVAAKADPRLWDTHGATVFQNGRVEWSASVARDANGMTVTTWSDLHTGSREIYAQLINPVGQALWGSGVQLTDDPHEQSQPQVIATSDGWIVAWIDYRNVPSGHTHREEGGYLYAQKLDYDGNPLWVQGGVCIDSSFDTRVRWGFLHLVSDGSGGAMIAWATVASGYSTYVARVTGSGALAWPCMTITTSGTSPLLMDVVSDGNGGIVIVWQANSTSGLAATLVSADGTTPWGAYSRIGWWSSSAVSLASDGEGGFYAAWQGYVSPQWDHNIYAQHVNASGQPLWNADGTLICNVTGPQNNPVLAASYQGGANDGCVVVWNDARNTSRPDVYYTQKLSPSGVALWDSNGIVLCDSVRAYRNMALTSDGAGGFVAAWEDLRGIDYTNPTGGQDIGALHLNASGRRLWNGDVVPVCTGARDQLLPALVPENGAFLVLYQNGDRIAYDDSAITGFSLQRLDAVSGARQFSDSGMVVTNYSVNTPSGLCAAPMSDHRTAMFWNSNGNHYQILDQQGRRTLNSDTAIIRCDVAQLTPEITHVCADGSGGVFAILDGYTNREDAFLARIAPDGHLVNNGYAQRLLPPGDELGIYSDAVCPDGEGGCYVTVERILGESLPSDIWGNLYLTHWDANCQPLWQTPVLLDTMIDMFQPISLLPHPQGGVVMWSAGRLARISANGTVIWNADVGDSLNLWGQALIAAGQSGFYLAGTRGSDMHDEVETLRVTLDGQVPWPARVVALQPAQDFQQECSIAADNAGNLIIAWADYSHVLQSRHIFAQKLSPDGARMWGDSGRVVVFATEGQYSSQCYPAVVSDGSDGAFVAWSDYYHSSSIYATHLNADGWSGPDPYWVQNRGGCLSDSNADAGSAPLMLSSGSGEAVVVWTQDNRQSQAEDQGLYAQRIVSATLAARKENTLLPLRYTLYQNFPNPFNPTTEIRFDLPKAEHVRLRIYNSLGQLVTTLIDEQRSAGSHAVIWNGANAATGLYFCRLEAGSHMQTKKMLLMK, translated from the coding sequence GTGAAACTGCATTCACTGTTACTCTTTTTGACGGCATTTGCCGTTGCCGCGAAGGCCGATCCGCGGCTGTGGGATACTCACGGAGCCACCGTGTTCCAGAATGGGCGTGTCGAGTGGTCCGCAAGCGTTGCCCGCGACGCCAACGGCATGACCGTGACCACATGGTCCGACCTGCACACGGGCAGCCGCGAAATCTATGCGCAGCTTATCAATCCGGTGGGCCAGGCGCTGTGGGGCAGTGGCGTACAGCTTACCGATGATCCGCACGAGCAAAGTCAGCCGCAAGTAATCGCGACCAGCGACGGGTGGATTGTAGCCTGGATTGACTATCGCAATGTCCCATCCGGTCATACGCATCGCGAAGAGGGCGGCTACCTCTATGCGCAGAAGCTGGATTACGATGGCAATCCCCTTTGGGTACAGGGGGGAGTGTGTATAGACAGCAGTTTCGATACCCGGGTGAGATGGGGTTTTCTGCACCTCGTCTCTGATGGGAGCGGAGGGGCGATGATCGCTTGGGCCACGGTGGCATCAGGATATTCCACTTATGTAGCTCGCGTGACAGGCTCTGGGGCGCTCGCCTGGCCGTGCATGACGATCACGACTTCCGGCACAAGCCCACTTCTCATGGATGTTGTTAGCGATGGCAACGGTGGAATCGTCATTGTTTGGCAGGCCAATTCGACTTCCGGACTGGCGGCGACACTGGTGAGCGCTGACGGCACCACTCCGTGGGGAGCGTATTCCCGAATCGGATGGTGGAGCAGCTCCGCGGTGTCGCTTGCTTCCGACGGGGAAGGCGGATTCTATGCCGCCTGGCAGGGCTACGTATCTCCGCAATGGGATCACAACATTTACGCGCAACACGTGAACGCGTCCGGACAACCGCTGTGGAATGCGGATGGCACCCTAATCTGCAACGTGACAGGTCCACAGAACAATCCGGTGCTGGCGGCCAGTTATCAAGGTGGAGCGAATGACGGCTGTGTGGTGGTGTGGAACGATGCGCGGAATACCAGCCGCCCAGACGTCTACTACACGCAGAAACTGAGCCCGTCCGGCGTTGCCCTGTGGGACAGCAACGGAATTGTCCTGTGTGACAGTGTGCGGGCCTACCGCAACATGGCGTTGACCAGTGACGGCGCGGGAGGATTCGTGGCCGCATGGGAAGACCTGCGGGGCATAGATTACACCAATCCCACCGGCGGACAGGATATTGGGGCCTTGCATCTGAACGCCAGCGGGCGGCGACTGTGGAATGGCGACGTCGTTCCCGTTTGCACCGGCGCGCGAGATCAGTTGCTTCCGGCGCTCGTGCCGGAGAATGGCGCGTTTCTGGTGCTGTATCAAAACGGAGATCGCATCGCCTACGACGATTCGGCCATCACCGGGTTCTCCCTTCAGAGACTCGATGCCGTCAGTGGCGCACGGCAGTTTTCCGATTCGGGGATGGTAGTGACGAACTACTCGGTTAACACACCGTCCGGTCTCTGCGCGGCGCCGATGTCGGATCACCGCACGGCAATGTTCTGGAATAGCAATGGCAACCACTACCAGATTCTCGACCAGCAAGGCCGCCGCACCCTGAATTCCGACACGGCCATCATCCGGTGTGATGTTGCGCAATTGACTCCGGAAATTACGCACGTATGTGCGGATGGTTCAGGCGGTGTATTCGCGATTTTGGATGGGTATACCAATCGCGAGGATGCTTTCCTGGCGCGGATTGCTCCTGACGGCCATCTTGTGAATAACGGTTATGCTCAGCGGCTTTTGCCGCCGGGCGATGAGCTTGGCATTTACAGTGACGCGGTTTGTCCGGACGGGGAAGGCGGATGCTATGTCACGGTCGAGAGGATCCTCGGCGAGAGCTTACCCAGTGACATCTGGGGTAATCTCTACCTGACTCACTGGGATGCCAATTGTCAACCGCTCTGGCAAACGCCGGTGCTGCTCGACACGATGATTGATATGTTCCAGCCCATTTCGCTGCTTCCTCATCCGCAGGGCGGTGTCGTGATGTGGTCGGCCGGGCGTCTGGCTCGTATCAGCGCCAACGGCACGGTGATCTGGAACGCTGACGTGGGCGATTCCTTAAACCTGTGGGGGCAAGCTCTCATCGCTGCTGGTCAGTCCGGATTCTATCTGGCCGGTACGCGGGGATCGGACATGCACGACGAGGTGGAGACCCTGCGCGTGACGCTGGATGGGCAGGTCCCATGGCCGGCGAGGGTGGTGGCTCTTCAGCCTGCTCAAGATTTCCAGCAGGAGTGCAGTATCGCCGCCGACAATGCGGGCAATCTGATCATCGCATGGGCGGACTACAGTCACGTTCTCCAGAGCCGGCACATCTTTGCGCAGAAATTGTCGCCGGACGGAGCGCGAATGTGGGGAGATAGCGGTCGCGTGGTCGTGTTCGCCACCGAGGGACAGTACTCCAGCCAATGCTATCCGGCGGTTGTCTCCGATGGTTCGGACGGCGCCTTTGTCGCCTGGTCCGACTATTACCACTCAAGTTCCATCTATGCCACTCACCTGAACGCTGACGGATGGTCCGGGCCCGATCCCTATTGGGTGCAGAACCGCGGCGGCTGCCTCTCGGATTCCAACGCCGATGCCGGGAGCGCGCCGCTCATGCTTTCGTCCGGTAGCGGTGAAGCGGTGGTGGTATGGACGCAGGATAACCGGCAGTCCCAAGCCGAAGATCAGGGGCTTTATGCGCAGCGCATTGTCTCCGCAACTTTGGCCGCAAGGAAGGAGAACACTCTCCTGCCGCTGCGGTACACGCTTTATCAGAACTTTCCCAATCCCTTCAATCCGACGACAGAGATTCGCTTCGACTTGCCCAAGGCAGAGCATGTGCGGCTGCGGATTTATAATTCCCTCGGTCAACTTGTGACCACGTTGATAGATGAGCAGCGATCTGCCGGATCCCATGCGGTTATATGGAACGGAGCCAATGCCGCCACCGGCCTCTACTTTTGCCGCCTCGAAGCCGGGAGCCATATGCAGACCAAAAAAATGCTCTTGATGAAATAG
- a CDS encoding ammonium transporter produces MFDTGNTAFMLVASSLVMLMTPGLAFFYGGLVGRKNVLTIMIQSFVSMGVTTIIWWAYGYSLCFSGGEGGIIGNLDKVFLNGVTLTTMCPFGSGNIPEFVFMAYQMMFAIITPALITGAFANRVRFGAYLAFLVAWLTFVYFPFVHMVWGNGLLAKLGVLDFAGGIVVHNIAGMAALASVLYVGRRKSGDSIPHSIPLVALGTGLLWFGWYGFNAGSELRVDAVTGLAFLNTDIAASFAGPTWLLLAWIFEKKPKFLGLLTGAVAGLATITPCAGYVTPTSAVIIGILSGVVCYMAVNLKNRLKWDDALDVWGVHGVGGAFGIILLGILADKSVNAAGADGLLMGNSGFFTMQVFTVVASSIYAFGFTYVMLKVINIFTRVRTTADEEERGLDASLHGETAYDEAQVMVAIRERQSSF; encoded by the coding sequence ATGTTCGATACTGGAAATACTGCGTTTATGCTGGTGGCTTCAAGCCTCGTCATGCTCATGACGCCGGGCTTGGCCTTTTTCTATGGCGGCTTGGTGGGACGCAAGAATGTGCTGACCATCATGATCCAGAGTTTTGTTTCGATGGGTGTCACCACCATCATCTGGTGGGCTTATGGCTATTCTCTCTGTTTCTCCGGCGGTGAAGGTGGCATCATCGGCAACCTCGACAAGGTCTTCTTGAATGGCGTAACCCTGACCACGATGTGCCCCTTCGGCAGTGGCAACATTCCCGAATTTGTGTTCATGGCCTACCAGATGATGTTCGCCATTATCACACCCGCCCTCATCACCGGCGCGTTTGCCAATCGCGTTCGCTTCGGAGCTTACCTCGCCTTCCTCGTGGCCTGGTTGACCTTCGTGTACTTCCCCTTCGTGCACATGGTGTGGGGCAACGGCCTGCTCGCCAAGCTGGGCGTATTGGACTTTGCCGGCGGCATCGTGGTGCATAACATTGCCGGTATGGCGGCGCTGGCGTCTGTACTTTATGTCGGGCGGCGCAAGTCAGGGGACTCCATTCCGCACAGCATTCCGCTGGTTGCGCTCGGCACCGGACTTCTGTGGTTTGGCTGGTACGGCTTCAATGCGGGCAGCGAGCTGCGCGTAGATGCAGTCACCGGTCTGGCGTTCCTGAACACGGACATTGCCGCTTCCTTTGCCGGCCCAACTTGGCTGCTGCTGGCGTGGATCTTCGAAAAGAAACCCAAGTTCCTTGGTCTGCTGACGGGCGCGGTCGCGGGACTTGCGACCATCACTCCCTGTGCAGGTTATGTGACGCCTACCAGCGCCGTGATCATTGGCATTCTTTCCGGTGTCGTCTGCTACATGGCGGTGAATCTGAAGAACCGGCTGAAATGGGACGATGCCCTCGATGTCTGGGGCGTGCACGGTGTCGGCGGCGCCTTCGGTATTATTCTGTTGGGCATTCTTGCCGACAAGAGTGTGAATGCCGCGGGTGCGGATGGGTTGCTGATGGGCAATTCCGGTTTCTTTACCATGCAGGTCTTTACCGTGGTGGCGTCGTCCATCTACGCCTTCGGCTTCACCTATGTCATGCTCAAGGTCATCAACATCTTTACCCGCGTACGCACCACGGCGGATGAAGAAGAGCGCGGTCTCGATGCATCCCTCCACGGTGAAACCGCCTACGATGAAGCTCAGGTGATGGTAGCCATCCGCGAACGCCAGAGTTCCTTCTAA